One genomic window of Ctenopharyngodon idella isolate HZGC_01 chromosome 18, HZGC01, whole genome shotgun sequence includes the following:
- the asz1 gene encoding ankyrin repeat, SAM and basic leucine zipper domain-containing protein 1 translates to MLNEIGYAFPAGDESDGSNDEWDIGYSDNNKKTCAEFSGQAHLNGEDKVSTLKRAITAGNVDLVRELLDGGLDVETRLGFGWTPLMCAVHVAHYELAELLLDHGASANFSRDHYTVLMAACTAMSASEEMICRCVALLLSRNADPNVCNRSSMTCLMLAARDGYCQLINLLVSHGAELNFQNENGHTALIIAVQYGHQGAVLKLLQLGADKSIKTKTGKTPADMAKVFNYPEISRIFDSPELSTANANAQSKAEALFKFLKQNPHSHSACKESCSKLSDIELLLHGLNLDYLSDIMVDHDVTWSDLLIMEKGDLEKIGVTDPEDQKKILSAMEQMHLDKVDLDTLTPLNNIDSGSEDFLNFLISLKQQCCYLTETLQDVISRFPRSPSEVVLTCDPKKEAQALCTELVTQTGDLQKEILCLKTLLSKTDHTEYTFQPLQPNSRIGQRGKARKRFAAVLGLGMFGAGLLFVLSQSKKLNCF, encoded by the exons ATGTTAAACGAGATTGGCTATGCCTTTCCTGCTGGGGATGAAAGTGATGGGAGTAACGACGAGTGGGACATTGGATATTctgataataacaaaaaaacgtGCGCTGAG TTCTCAGGTCAAGCGCATTTGAATGGAGAAGATAAAGTGTCCACCTTGAAAAGAGCCATTACTGCAGGAAATGTCGACCTGGTGCGCGAGCTCTTGGACGGGG GTCTGGACGTTGAGACGCGGCTTGGCTTTGGTTGGACTCCTCTCATGTGCGCTGTCCATGTGGCCCACTATGAGCTCGCTGAGCTGCTGCTGGATCATGGCGCAAGCGCAAACTTCAGCAGAG ACCACTATACAGTTCTGATGGCTGCTTGCACAGCAATGTCTGCCTCAGAAGagatgatctgcaggtgtgtggcTCTGCTGCTCAGTCGCAACGCTGACCCGAATGTCTGCAACAG GAGCAGTATGACGTGTCTGATGCTGGCTGCCAGAGATGGCTATTGTCAGCTGATTAATTTGCTGGTGTCACATGGAGCAGAGCTGAACTTTCAGAACGAAAATGGACATACG GCCCTCATAATAGCAGTGCAGTACGGACACCAAGGAGCCGTGTTGAAACTGCTTCAACTAGGAGCGGATAAGTCCATCAAAACCAAAACAGGGAAGACGCCAGCTGACATGGCCAAAGTTTTCAATTACCCTGAG ATCTCCAGGATCTTTGATTCTCCAGAGCTCTCTACTGCAAATGCCAATGCACAGTCCAAAGCTGAGGCACTGTTTAAATTTCTCAAACAAAACCCTCATTCTCACTCTGCCTGCAAAGAGAG TTGTTCTAAGCTGAGTGATATTGAACTGCTGCTGCATGGTCTGAATCTGGATTATCTCTCAGACATCATGGTG GATCATGATGTCACTTGGAGTGACTTACTGATCATGGAGAAGGGAGATTTAGAAAAG ATTGGAGTAACTGATCCTGAGGATCAAAAGAAGATTCTCAGTGCCATGGAGCAGATGCACCTTGATAAAGTAGATCTGGACACCCTGACGCCTCTTAATAACATAGACAGCGG GAGTGAAGATTTCCTTAACTTTCTGATCAGCCTGAAACAGCAGTGCTGTTACTTGACAGAAACCTTACAGGATGTCATCAGCAGGTTCCCACGTAGCCCCTCTGAG GTTGTTCTCACATGTGATCCCAAGAAAGAAGCTCAAGCCCTTTGCACTGAGCTAGTAACTCAGACAGGAGACCTTCAGAAAGAGATACTCTGTCTAAAGACCCTGCTCAGCAAG ACGGATCACACAGAATATACCTTTCAGCCTCTTCAACCAAACTCCAGAATTGGTCAGCGAGGAAAGGCCCGCAAGAGGTTTGCTGCTGTGCTTGGACTTGGAATGTTTGGAGCAGGGCTGCTATTTGTGTTGTCACAATCCaaaaaattaaactgtttttgA